GCATCGTCTTGATTTCCATCTTATTGGAGAAGGTTCTTCATTCTGTGGGATCGGTAATGGATGGAACTCGTTCTTGCTTGAATGTTTTTGGCATGTCCATGTAATATGAATCTTTCCGTTCTCTTGCATTCTTGCGGTTCCATTGGACCGTGGGCATAGCAAGAGGGTCAAACTCCTTTTTGTTAAAGCTAGCCGACACCGCTTTACGTGATGTTCAAAGTATGTCGAGTGGATTCTTGTTTAATGACGCGCTTCTTCGTGAATTGGGAAGAAACAAGATGTCATAGATTTGGACATCTAAATATGCTTCTCCTgatcttccctttcttcttttcctgagCTTTGTCCATCTTCCTGTCGCTATTTTCTTTATGGTTCACATTAGTAACTTATGTTATGCATCCAATAGATATTTCGTAAAAGGCGCAAGGCAGCCATGTTAGAAGCTCTTGAGAAGCTGAAAGGAGGTGAGGCAACAGCTTCTATTTGCTTCTCGACATTATGCTTTTAGGCTTTCCGCATGTACACCCGTATGTGTTACACgtctttccttttcaaatttgtaaaaatttcttGTGCAGCCACTTAATCTGTTTTTAATGCTGCAGAACTCATGGTTCTTGGATTTATTTCGCTGCTATTGACGTTTGGGCAAACCTACATAGCTAAAGTCTGCATTCCAGAACGTGCGGCAGATACGATGTTACCGTGCCCCCTTGCTCAATCTAATCATCATGGAGACAATGCAGCTGGTGataagggggagggggagggggaggaggaggaggagaagaggcaGAAGCAGGAGAAGGAGGAGGCAGCGGCAGCGGTGAACATCACCGCCGGCTCCTCTGGTTCGCACATAGGGTCTTAGCGGCTGAGAGTGGAGGCGCAGGTTGTAAAGCAGTAAGTATGATTTGCTAATAGTGCTTTGAGGATTGGTGTTCGAATATTTGCAGTGTGACACTTTCTCGCCAAACATGGACAAAGTACGAGTGTGCTGAAACATAATTGGCAAAAGTAAGGAGTGAGGGCAATCACACGTTATATAATTTGGTTCATTAGAAGGTTGATCATTTGAAACTAGAACAAACATGATTTTTAAGGAAAGTGTGTTACAGGATAGGATGAGTACATCACGGTCCTCTGTTGTGGACTTCGTCATCATTCATCTCATTTAATGACCCATCATCTCTATATACTTTTGGGCCAATATTTGAGCaccatttcttaaaaatttggATGGTACACTGTCTTGGCACATGTTCAAGTGCTTTTCTCCTAATTTTCAGATGCGAATCACTTTCATCATGCCCCTAACCTAGTTAGTAAATAAAGTACCTGAGTCACTGCACTGGTTCTACTACTGAGCAATTTGCCTCTCTGGTCTGTCACAGGTATGACTGCATTAGCGCTCCATTTCCATGGAAAACTTTGATTCTTTTCTGTAAAAGAATTTTCTGCAAACGGTTGTTTCTAAATTGTGATCAGTCTTTTAATTCTTAGTTTCCTACGCAGATTGCTTACTATGTGCGCAAACTTTTCTCCTAGATCTTCACTAATATAGTTGTCTTACTGTAGGGGTACGTGTCAATGGTGTCCGTTAATGCGTTGCATCAGTtacacattttcattttctttctagcAGTGTTCCATGTTCTATACAGCGCAGTGACCATGACACTTGGAAGATTGAAGGTGATAAAAGAATCTGATAGTTCACAATGTAGTCCACTCCCTGAACTTTCAACAATCCTAAGGAACGGATGCGAATTTTCTCAATGCAGATTCGCGGATGGAAAGAGTGGGAGCGGGAGACAATGACTGATTTTGAGTTCTTGAATGGTATGAAGGTGCACTTTGGTCATTCCCAATGTAGAATCTGTAATCTCCCCTGATTGAAAGCATAAAGCTCATGTACACTTACATAGCTGCGGGTTTTGCCCCATAGAATCATCAAAGAGTTCCATATTTGGGGCTGCATGATGGAGGGTTTTTCATGCTTTTCCAGATCCTTCAAGGTTTAGGCTCACCCATGAGACATCGTTTGTGAGAGAGCACAGTCACTTGGGGAACAAGACACCATGTCTTTTTTATGTCGTAAGTGATCTTTGCAGCATTTTCCCTTCCCTTTGTTAGCTTTTCGTTTCACAAAAGTTAGAAATGGATGTACTGATCTTGACGATAGTTCTGGAGAGTTACTGAAAGATCATCTCGTACAGGTATGCTTTTTCCGGCAATTTTTCCGGGCAGTTCGCAGGGCAGACTACTTGACCATGAGACATGGATTTATTACCGTGAGTTCCCCAGAAAGTCATTTCAGTTCATATTTCCcttgtgatttatttattatcttctAACAGGTTCATTTAGCACCGGGGAGcaaattcgattttcaaaagTACATAAAAAGGTCGCTAGAAGATGACTTCAAAGTAGTGGTGGGAATCAGGTAATGCGTTTGAACTACTATTTCTTTGAACAAGGTCTCATGCTGCATATGCTTCGGCAAGTCTTCAAGCATTTCTCACCGTCTGACATAGTTCTACCATTGTTTCAACAGTCCACTTCTTTGGGCTTCTGTGGTGATCTTCCTCCTTCTAAATGTCTACGGTATAGTTCTCtcaatcaaattaaatataGCATTACTATAATTTGTGCTTCTGTTTAATCTGTAAGTCAAGGAATTCGTTCATAACCATTTGACTCTTTCTAGGTTGGCAAGCTATGTTTTGGCTATCTATTCTACCTGTAGTGGTAAGAAAATTATTGACAGTAAATGTTTAAGTTATATTTGACTCTTGGAAGAAGccttgctttcttttgtttcgcTATGTCTAagtcttttttgtgttttcttgaaGGTAATCTTAGCTGTCGGGACGAAATTGCAATCCATCATAACACAGATGGCTCTTGAGATCCAAGAGAGACACGCTGTGGTTCAAGGGATACCCCTCGTACAAGTCTCCGACCGGCATTTTTGGTTTCATTGGCCTCAGTTAGTGCTATATCTAATCCATTTCGTCCTGTTTCAGGTAATAAATTCTCCTTTATTTGGAAGTTGGGATTATTGGACAATAGTGATCGAGTTAGCAAAAGTTTAGATCCTACTTACTCGCACATCTGCAATGACACTGCAATGGGCATAGTAGCTTTCTTAACAGATGACGGCATGTCATGATGTTATTGTATAGTTCTTGTTCGTGTTAGCCTTTCCTTCATTTAATATTATGCTCTGTGGAGATTTCCTCACTAGTCTGTTACATTCTGTGCAGAACGCATTCGAGATTACCTACTTCTTTTGGATTTGGGTAACGAACAACTCCGATTTCTAACTATTGAATTCATTCACTTTGCAAGTTGGTTTTTCTAAATCTTTCTCTTGATGCAGTATGAATTCGGTCTGAAATCCTGTTTTCACGACAATTTTACCCTTGTCCTGATAAGGGTGGCACTGGGGTAAGCCATCATGATTTGGATACGATTTCCACGTTAGTTTGTAAGAATCAAGTAGTTCCAAAAGTATTCTTTCAAGCTTACTATGTAATTTGCGTAATGATTGAACAATGAACGATAGCTTTAATCTCTCAGGGTTGGAGTCCAAATTCTCTGCAGTTATAGCACACTCCCCCTATATGCTCTTGTCACTCAGGTACACGACTTCCGCTGCATCCCTCCATATCAACTGATGCTAGCTAAATGTGttcctttgcatttttttaaggaTGTTTTTACGGTAGACACAAAACAAAAAGCACACTCAGGAGGGTTTTAGGAGTCAGGAAATAGTCTCACCTCGTCTAAAATGCAAATGGCTGCGTGCTTGCCATACTCTCTGCCATATATTGCACTAAGAAGACAAGAAGATTGCTAATCATGTATGCATTTTCCCCCTCATTTGGGAATACCAGATGGGATCGACCATGAAGAGATCGATCTTTGACGACCAAACTTCGAAGGCTCTGAAACAGTGGCACAAGAACGCCTTAAAGAAGAAGACTGATGGGAAAACAGAACTTTCCACTAGGACTCTGGGTGGAAGCCCTGGAGACTCGCCCGAGCATTCGCCTATGCATGCACAACAACCTCATCCTACAAAGATCCGTCCCTCAGATAATGACGCCCGTTCTCTGGACAACAATGCAGCAAGCATCACAGCTAGTGTGGACGTTCCCGGGGAACGCAATACCCAGAATAATGACAAAGGCTCTCCGTTCGGTCAGCACGATCTACTATCTGGTCCTTAATCATATTATTAGCTTCGACAGTCGCAATTTTCTCCTACAAACTGTGAGCATGCTGAGAATCGTCTTGTCACGATGCCCTCCAAAGTCGGAAGATGTTTGTTGTGGTTGTGGGGGTGTCCTTGTTTCCTGATTAGGTACTGTTTATCCTGCAAATTGATAAAAGGGAAGTCAGGACCATCATTTGTCGAGCCACATGCCTTCTTTCCGCATCGGCTTAAGTACTTTCCGAAGCAAAAAAAAGACCCAGGAACCCAGTCTTGTAGGTAGTATTCTCAAAATTCTGTGTCCAATTGTTGAATAGTTTGTAGGGTACCAAGTTCTGCTCCCCAGTCTGCACCTGATTGTGCTTTGTC
The window above is part of the Eucalyptus grandis isolate ANBG69807.140 chromosome 6, ASM1654582v1, whole genome shotgun sequence genome. Proteins encoded here:
- the LOC104452136 gene encoding MLO-like protein 9, with amino-acid sequence MAGGGATAGSRELDQTPTWAVSAVCASIVLISILLEKVLHSVGSIFRKRRKAAMLEALEKLKGELMVLGFISLLLTFGQTYIAKVCIPERAADTMLPCPLAQSNHHGDNAAGDKGEGEGEEEEEKRQKQEKEEAAAAGYVSMVSVNALHQLHIFIFFLAVFHVLYSAVTMTLGRLKIRGWKEWERETMTDFEFLNDPSRFRLTHETSFVREHSHLGNKTPCLFYVVCFFRQFFRAVRRADYLTMRHGFITVHLAPGSKFDFQKYIKRSLEDDFKVVVGISPLLWASVVIFLLLNVYGWQAMFWLSILPVVVILAVGTKLQSIITQMALEIQERHAVVQGIPLVQVSDRHFWFHWPQLVLYLIHFVLFQNAFEITYFFWIWYEFGLKSCFHDNFTLVLIRVALGVGVQILCSYSTLPLYALVTQMGSTMKRSIFDDQTSKALKQWHKNALKKKTDGKTELSTRTLGGSPGDSPEHSPMHAQQPHPTKIRPSDNDARSLDNNAASITASVDVPGERNTQNNDKGSPFGQHDLLSGP